Below is a window of Thermodesulfomicrobium sp. WS DNA.
AACCCCAGGGGCCGGGGCTGCACTTCAAATTGCCCTTTATCCAAAAGGCAGAATACTTTGATGCCCGGGTGCTGGAATACGACGCCCCGCCGGCGGAGGTGCTGACCCGAGACAAGAAAAATCTGGTGGTGGACAATTATTCGCGCTGGCGCATCCTCGATCCGCTGCTGTTTTACCGCTCGGTGCGGACGATCCCCGGAGCTCTGGCCCGTATCGATGATGTGATTTACTCGCAGGTGCGCGAGGTGCTGGGGAGGTATCTCCTCACGGAAGTGGTGGCGCAGGAGCGGGCGACTATTATGGAGGAAGTGCGTCAGGCAGCCGACGACCGTCTCCGGGCATTCGGCATCGCGGTGGTGGACGTGCGCATCAAGCGCACGGACCTGCCGCCGGAAAACCAGAAGGCCATTTATGGACGGATGCGGGCAGAGCGGGAGCGCCAGGCCAAACAATACCGTTCCGAGGGTCAGGAAGAGGCGGCAAAGATTACTTCCGATGCAGACCGCAAGCGGGCGGTGCTCTTGGCCGAGGCCAATCGTAAGGCCGCGCAGCTGCGCGGTGAAGGCGAGGCCCAGG
It encodes the following:
- the hflC gene encoding protease modulator HflC → MRMQIAVVAAIMLVVVAWECVYVVDETQRAIVLELGRPVGEEPQGPGLHFKLPFIQKAEYFDARVLEYDAPPAEVLTRDKKNLVVDNYSRWRILDPLLFYRSVRTIPGALARIDDVIYSQVREVLGRYLLTEVVAQERATIMEEVRQAADDRLRAFGIAVVDVRIKRTDLPPENQKAIYGRMRAERERQAKQYRSEGQEEAAKITSDADRKRAVLLAEANRKAAQLRGEGEAQATAIYAGAFGQDPEFYAFWRSLEAYRRSLTNSTDVVLSPQSEFLQYLR